GAGGGGTGGCGGCACTGACCGAGGCATGAGTGGAAGGGCGCCACGGAAATCGGAAAAACGGTTTTCCAGTGTCAGGATCCAGTGAGGTGAGAGCTTCACGGGTCAGCACTAAGAGTCGTCGCTTTCCTTGGAACGAGACGAGGATAGGGGAGGCATAGCTGGCTTCATCATCCCCGGATTTCCAGCGCAGGTTTCCCGTCGCGAAATCGAGCGCAAGAATGCTCGCGCCGTTCTCTCCGCCGACGTGCAGGATCACCTGTTGGCGATCGATCAAGGGAGACGGAGCCAATCCAAAGAATCCTTTGCGCGCGCCGAATTGCTTTTGAGTGTCCACGCTCCAGATGAGCTTGCCTGCTTGAGTTTCACGGCATTCGGCCCGGCCAGCGGCTCCCAGTGTGACGATTCGATCGCCGGCCAGCGCAGGCGTCGATCGCGGTCCAGGATCAAAACCAAAATCATCCACGTACGCGGTAGGAGTGCCCGATTTCCAAAGGGTCGTGCCTTTGGAGGCATCAAAGCATTCTACGGTTTCTTCGTCCTGCAGCCGATGAAAGAGAAACGCGCGGGTGCCTTGCACCACCGGGCCGCTAAAGCCGTTTCCGACGGGTCGCGACCAGAGTTTGCGCGGTCCTTCCGTTGGCCAGGTGTGCGGGACTGCCTTATCCGCGGCGACTCCGCTGCGCTCGGGACCGAGAAACTGAGCCCAGTCCCCCTGACTGAACCCGGGCAGGAGTAACAATGAACCCAGGATGGATCCAAAGCGGCCTCGCCAGCGACCGCCTTTGGCGATTCGGCTGCTAAGAGAGGGGCCTCTAGTCGCGGAGGAGGAATCGGGCGATCGGGTCATAGGATTCAACGATCTGGTGAGCCTGGTGAAGCGCGGATGCGGGGTAGGTGTTGGTGATGGCGATGACATGCATGCCGGCCGCTCGTCCGGCAGTAACGCCGGCGACGGTGTCCTCGATCACACAGCACGATTCGGGGGGGACCCCCAGCAAGTGTGCTGCCCGCAGGAAGATATCAGGAGAGGGCTTGCCGTGAGCTACGTCCTGCGCGCTGACCACGGGGCCAAAGAAATGTCGAAGATTGCCGATCTCCAGCACTGCGCTGATAACCCGATGCACCGATCCTGATGCCAGAGCGAGGGGATAGCGGGCGGCCAGATCGCGGATGAGGTTTGGAACGGGAGCGAACAAGGGTTTGCGTTCGTGCAGCATCCCGATCAGGCGGCTTTCCTTCAGGTCGGTAAGTTCGTCGAACGTTTGCGAAGGCTGGTGCTTGGCGATGAAGGCTTCCCAGACAGCGCGATCGGACCGGCCGAGGTAGTCGGCGAAATGAATGCCGTGGGTTTGGGCATAGCCCAACTCGTCGAATGTCTGCATGAAGGCCTTTTCATGCAGGGGTTCGCTGTCGACGATCACGCCATCCATGTCGAAAATGATGGCTTGGAAGTTCGGGTGGTCAGACATTGGGCAATGGAACTAGAGTTTGGTTTGAGAGAGGGACAGCAATCGGTCGCATTGTTCAGGGCTGATCGGCGTCACTGAGAGTCGAGTCTGGCGTAGGAGGGCCATGTCCTTCAGCTGGGGATCGGTCTTCAAGGCCTCGAGGGCGATGGGGGACTTCAGCGGT
The DNA window shown above is from Verrucomicrobiales bacterium and carries:
- a CDS encoding HAD family phosphatase, translating into MSDHPNFQAIIFDMDGVIVDSEPLHEKAFMQTFDELGYAQTHGIHFADYLGRSDRAVWEAFIAKHQPSQTFDELTDLKESRLIGMLHERKPLFAPVPNLIRDLAARYPLALASGSVHRVISAVLEIGNLRHFFGPVVSAQDVAHGKPSPDIFLRAAHLLGVPPESCCVIEDTVAGVTAGRAAGMHVIAITNTYPASALHQAHQIVESYDPIARFLLRD
- a CDS encoding PQQ-like beta-propeller repeat protein: MTRSPDSSSATRGPSLSSRIAKGGRWRGRFGSILGSLLLLPGFSQGDWAQFLGPERSGVAADKAVPHTWPTEGPRKLWSRPVGNGFSGPVVQGTRAFLFHRLQDEETVECFDASKGTTLWKSGTPTAYVDDFGFDPGPRSTPALAGDRIVTLGAAGRAECRETQAGKLIWSVDTQKQFGARKGFFGLAPSPLIDRQQVILHVGGENGASILALDFATGNLRWKSGDDEASYASPILVSFQGKRRLLVLTREALTSLDPDTGKPFFRFPWRPSTHASVSAATPLWVDGRIALSASYETGATFLKYEDAGPTKIWESDEAISSHYSSLVHHQGFLYGFDGRQEQGCDLRCVEVETGKVRWTQKRTGAGHLILVGSDLLLLTEKGELVLAPASPEGFKPWARAQVLPFLARAHPAFSDGRFYARSKDTLFCFDLRSPGPAESR